From the genome of Parafrankia irregularis, one region includes:
- a CDS encoding acyltransferase family protein, with translation MTTHREGFESPAAVPDLGAGPASVDQATVWVPRRALPGSEAAERTVTIPRFARATRAVVDADQARPAAGKAPEKIHGATAWLDGVRGLAAMFVVLHHCWLIVFPGFPRNSGPWYVGWLLYGHLAVVVFIVLSGYSLALAPAANGHRLKGGWRTFARRRAWRILPPYWAALAISVPVAIWVTHSVSGTGAGIRAFFVHFSMLQIVVDTERPNGTFWSIAVEVWIYFLFPLLLLLRRRLGPVAMAGVTVVVVCGLKVALAHTPMLATKYGQLSPQMLACFALGVLAADSARAPRIAGRRVPLLGLAGLLIAACVAGFTVVGSEDIVNNYFWVDVLVGVVTAVAFRGLAAAPTSRLRGVLAARPLTTLGMFAFSIYLIHVLILETLWFHLVQDLASGMAALAVIMALTIPTVLVVSYGFFKLFEAPFLRARSWADVRALRGRAGGGQPVPHRVA, from the coding sequence ATGACGACCCATCGGGAAGGCTTCGAGTCACCCGCCGCAGTGCCCGATCTCGGGGCCGGCCCCGCTTCCGTCGACCAGGCCACGGTGTGGGTGCCCAGACGAGCCCTCCCGGGCTCGGAGGCCGCCGAACGGACGGTGACGATTCCGCGGTTCGCCCGCGCCACCCGTGCGGTTGTGGATGCGGATCAGGCCCGTCCGGCAGCCGGAAAGGCACCCGAGAAGATACATGGAGCCACCGCGTGGCTGGACGGAGTGCGCGGTCTGGCGGCGATGTTCGTGGTTCTCCATCACTGCTGGCTGATTGTCTTTCCGGGATTCCCGCGAAACAGCGGCCCGTGGTATGTCGGGTGGCTTCTCTACGGCCACCTGGCGGTGGTGGTCTTCATCGTGCTATCGGGCTACTCGCTCGCTCTCGCACCGGCGGCCAACGGCCACCGGCTCAAGGGCGGCTGGCGCACCTTCGCCCGGCGCCGGGCCTGGCGGATCCTCCCGCCCTACTGGGCCGCACTGGCGATCTCCGTGCCCGTCGCGATCTGGGTCACCCACAGCGTCAGCGGCACCGGCGCCGGAATCCGCGCGTTCTTCGTGCACTTCTCGATGCTGCAGATCGTGGTGGACACCGAGCGGCCGAACGGCACGTTCTGGTCGATCGCGGTCGAGGTCTGGATCTATTTTCTGTTTCCGCTGCTGTTGCTGCTCCGCCGACGGCTGGGCCCGGTGGCCATGGCGGGCGTCACCGTCGTCGTCGTGTGTGGCCTGAAGGTCGCCCTTGCGCACACCCCGATGCTCGCCACAAAGTACGGGCAGCTCAGCCCGCAGATGCTGGCCTGCTTCGCGCTCGGCGTGCTCGCGGCCGACTCCGCGCGGGCACCGCGGATCGCGGGACGCCGGGTACCTCTGCTCGGGCTCGCCGGCCTGCTGATCGCCGCCTGCGTGGCGGGCTTCACGGTCGTCGGGTCCGAGGACATCGTGAACAACTACTTCTGGGTCGACGTCCTCGTGGGCGTCGTCACGGCTGTGGCCTTCCGTGGCCTCGCCGCCGCGCCGACATCCCGGCTGCGTGGGGTGCTGGCGGCCCGCCCGCTCACCACCCTCGGCATGTTCGCCTTCTCCATCTACCTGATCCACGTGCTGATTCTGGAAACCCTCTGGTTCCACCTGGTTCAGGACCTGGCCTCGGGAATGGCGGCGCTGGCCGTCATCATGGCCCTGACGATTCCGACGGTCCTGGTCGTGTCCTATGGGTTCTTCAAGCTGTTCGAGGCGCCGTTCCTGCGCGCCCGCTCCTGGGCTGACGTTCGTGCGCTGCGCGGCCGGGCCGGCGGCGGGCAGCCCGTTCCGCACCGGGTCGCCTGA
- a CDS encoding O-antigen ligase family protein: MISGTSRSATNPPATTSRASGPGAALAPAPSTPLAAPPASAAASVPSWLRSTSHLDTVSLLTLFLFLLLGLSAQLVIGSLGSAATPANLIGLAGLLCWLGGRLHPALGLDQAANPVRVAALMFMVVVLLSYTASNGRVTSAVEIRAADRGLIATLCWLGIMLIACDGVSSLDRMETLLRRLAIGGGLLGLLGLVQFYTGFNPLAAVKPPGLQPIAAFDELSTRSDFVRIKATASHPIEAGVVFAAILPFALHFALQPAATRLRGRLRWVGVVMLLVALPMTLSRGGLLAATVTFIVLFTGWPSRIRVRALIITPVFLVIMRLAVPGLLGTVRSMFAGISEDPSTSGRTSDYATVGHYFDQSPLFGRGFRTFLPNIYRTLDNQYLGSLVEIGAVGMVVLILLFGIPLACAVIALRRAPDQRTKDLIRALAASVFAVMLSYATFDALSFSLIASLTFLLLGCCGAAWRLTRQPAPRERNNAR; the protein is encoded by the coding sequence ATGATCAGCGGAACGTCGCGGTCCGCTACCAACCCCCCGGCCACCACATCTCGCGCCAGCGGCCCCGGCGCGGCCCTGGCTCCGGCCCCGTCCACCCCTTTGGCCGCGCCCCCGGCGTCGGCCGCGGCGTCGGTCCCGTCGTGGCTCCGGTCGACCTCGCACCTGGACACGGTCAGCCTGCTCACGCTCTTCCTGTTCCTGCTGCTGGGCCTGTCCGCGCAGTTGGTGATCGGTTCGCTCGGTTCGGCCGCGACACCGGCCAACCTGATCGGTCTCGCCGGCCTGCTGTGCTGGCTCGGCGGGCGGCTGCATCCGGCTCTGGGCCTGGACCAGGCGGCGAACCCGGTGCGCGTCGCCGCGTTGATGTTCATGGTCGTGGTCCTGCTCAGTTACACCGCGTCCAATGGCCGGGTCACGTCCGCGGTCGAGATCCGCGCGGCTGACCGGGGCCTCATCGCGACCCTGTGCTGGCTGGGGATCATGCTGATCGCCTGCGACGGGGTGAGCAGCCTCGATCGGATGGAGACCCTGCTGCGGCGCCTGGCCATCGGCGGCGGGCTGCTCGGCCTGCTGGGGCTGGTGCAGTTCTACACCGGGTTCAATCCGCTCGCCGCGGTCAAGCCGCCCGGCCTGCAGCCGATCGCGGCGTTCGACGAGCTGAGCACCCGGTCGGACTTCGTCCGGATCAAGGCGACCGCGAGCCACCCGATCGAGGCCGGCGTCGTGTTCGCCGCGATCCTGCCGTTCGCCCTCCACTTCGCCCTGCAGCCCGCTGCCACCCGCCTGCGTGGTCGGCTCCGCTGGGTGGGCGTGGTCATGCTCCTGGTCGCGCTGCCGATGACCCTGTCCCGCGGCGGCCTGCTCGCCGCCACGGTCACCTTCATCGTCCTGTTCACCGGCTGGCCGTCCCGGATCCGCGTGCGGGCACTGATCATCACGCCGGTCTTCCTGGTCATCATGCGACTGGCCGTGCCCGGCCTGCTCGGCACCGTGCGCAGCATGTTCGCCGGCATCTCCGAGGATCCGAGCACCTCGGGCCGGACCAGTGACTACGCGACGGTCGGCCACTACTTCGACCAGTCCCCGCTGTTCGGCCGAGGATTCCGCACGTTTCTGCCGAACATCTACCGCACCCTGGACAACCAGTACCTGGGCAGCCTGGTGGAGATCGGCGCGGTCGGCATGGTCGTGCTCATCCTGCTGTTCGGAATCCCGCTGGCCTGCGCGGTGATCGCCCTGCGCCGCGCCCCCGACCAGCGGACGAAGGACCTCATCCGGGCGCTGGCCGCCAGCGTGTTCGCGGTGATGCTCAGCTACGCCACCTTCGACGCGCTGAGCTTCTCACTGATCGCCAGCCTGACCTTTCTTCTGCTCGGTTGTTGCGGCGCCGCCTGGCGGCTCACCCGGCAGCCGGCCCCCCGCGAGAGGAACAACGCCCGATGA
- a CDS encoding glycosyltransferase: MSEPRTGTGRVSASVVVPAHNEERVIGRLLSRIVSSGPDDTGAVFDVVVVCNGCKDRTAEVASSFGPGVRVLSTDIPSKINALRMGNAVTDVFPRIYVDADVEIDRAGLLALAEAVDGGGYLAAGPERVLDLAGSPWLVRAYYSVWSQLPVVSNGLIGRGVVAVSERGHQRIAALPDVVNDDLYLHRAFGPSERTVVRSARSMVHPPRKVADLLRRRARASMGNAEQSGSRAREESTASARAVAGILRREPAQAPAIAAFVAITLGGRLWGQARARRGGTPVWLRDNSSRA; this comes from the coding sequence ATGAGTGAGCCACGAACGGGCACCGGACGGGTGTCGGCGAGCGTGGTGGTACCAGCCCACAACGAGGAACGGGTGATCGGCCGACTCCTGTCGAGGATCGTCAGCTCTGGCCCGGACGACACGGGCGCCGTCTTCGATGTGGTCGTGGTCTGCAACGGGTGCAAGGACCGCACCGCCGAGGTCGCCTCCTCGTTCGGGCCGGGCGTACGCGTGCTGTCCACCGACATCCCATCGAAGATCAATGCCCTGCGGATGGGGAACGCCGTCACGGACGTCTTCCCGCGGATCTATGTGGACGCGGATGTGGAGATCGACCGGGCCGGGCTGCTGGCGTTGGCCGAGGCCGTCGACGGCGGCGGCTACCTGGCGGCCGGGCCGGAACGGGTCCTGGACCTCGCTGGCTCGCCCTGGCTGGTGCGTGCCTACTACTCGGTGTGGTCGCAGCTGCCGGTGGTGTCGAACGGGCTGATCGGCCGCGGGGTGGTCGCGGTGAGCGAACGAGGCCACCAGCGCATCGCCGCACTGCCCGACGTCGTCAACGACGATCTCTACCTGCATCGCGCCTTCGGGCCGTCCGAACGCACGGTCGTGCGCTCGGCACGGTCGATGGTCCATCCTCCGCGTAAGGTCGCTGACCTGCTACGCCGCCGTGCCCGGGCCTCCATGGGCAACGCGGAGCAGTCCGGTTCGCGCGCCCGCGAGGAGAGCACCGCCAGCGCCCGGGCGGTCGCCGGGATCCTCCGGCGGGAGCCGGCCCAGGCACCGGCGATCGCCGCCTTCGTCGCCATCACGCTGGGCGGGCGTCTGTGGGGCCAGGCGCGGGCCCGCCGCGGCGGCACCCCTGTCTGGCTGCGGGACAACAGCAGCCGGGCATGA
- a CDS encoding DUF4082 domain-containing protein, with translation MADRAEAGPVTGIPVPDGTATGADLAGFNPAGHDLTGAGVAGFGTAGHDLAGADLTGAEMAAFGTAGHDLAGADLAGFDPTGFGTAGHELADHGLAGADVAGFYPDGYELADYEAAGFDPAGYDLADHDLAEHDLTGADLAGPDPADFDPADFDPADLEPAGPASTASGRQGGARPPGRGGRRRRQRGAAQPRPARRPSRRLSIMLVVALAGGLVGLVVGLRTASDNLTVAEAGRSGRGSSGPVSLWNGRGALTVETSPDTRQVVLGLRFRPEVSGRISALRVYRPTAGGGPNTGALWSGDGRQLSTLTIPNSDQAGWRRGAFERPVAVQAGQTYVAAYQVDSGGYVDQVDYFGAGKVRKVGPLIALAGVYTYRAAAFPDETWRDSNYYVDVEFQPVTSGAGAPVTVPPSPGPNATAPASPGVSAGPSAGATPGATTTASATPTGQAPTPAGGGATVPQATPQTSGVSAPPSAWPGPDSTGVKPGVALTPSGSITVTKDNTVISGLDITGTITVRAKNVTIRNVRVHGCGDRGAIDAGYVEDRVGPTLVEDVEVSGDGLACDRTGVGNSNMTIRRADIHGFRAGIYSDGNTVVENSWVHDLYSNHSSHMDGFLSNGGSNFTLVGNNIECAVPDGNDMCSGSVGLFGDFAPIQNVLIRYNLFNTQGAYCVYGGSGAQKAFPLASNVRILDNTFGRRYHPTCGTYGTIAGFESVNGNQVSGNVWVDTGAAVTP, from the coding sequence ATGGCCGACCGGGCGGAGGCCGGTCCGGTCACCGGCATACCGGTGCCAGACGGCACCGCGACCGGCGCTGACCTGGCCGGATTCAATCCGGCTGGTCATGATCTGACGGGTGCCGGTGTGGCGGGCTTCGGTACGGCTGGTCATGATCTGGCGGGCGCCGACCTGACGGGCGCTGAGATGGCTGCTTTCGGCACGGCTGGTCATGATCTGGCAGGTGCTGATCTGGCGGGTTTCGATCCGACTGGTTTCGGTACGGCCGGTCATGAGCTTGCGGATCACGGTCTGGCGGGCGCTGACGTGGCCGGTTTCTATCCGGATGGCTATGAGCTGGCCGACTATGAGGCGGCCGGTTTCGATCCGGCCGGCTATGACCTGGCGGACCATGACCTGGCGGAGCACGATCTCACGGGCGCCGACCTGGCTGGTCCCGATCCGGCCGACTTCGATCCCGCCGACTTCGATCCCGCCGACCTTGAACCCGCCGGCCCCGCATCGACCGCCTCCGGCCGGCAGGGCGGCGCGCGGCCACCAGGCAGAGGCGGGCGCCGACGAAGGCAGCGGGGCGCCGCTCAGCCGCGCCCGGCCCGCAGGCCGAGCCGTCGCTTGTCGATCATGCTGGTCGTGGCCCTGGCGGGCGGTCTCGTCGGCCTGGTGGTAGGGCTGCGGACGGCGTCGGACAACCTGACCGTGGCGGAGGCCGGCCGGTCGGGCAGGGGTTCGTCCGGTCCGGTCAGCCTGTGGAACGGGCGTGGGGCGCTGACGGTCGAGACCAGCCCCGACACCCGCCAGGTGGTGCTCGGGCTGCGGTTCCGCCCAGAGGTGTCCGGGCGGATCTCCGCGCTGCGGGTCTACCGCCCGACTGCGGGCGGCGGCCCGAACACGGGTGCGCTCTGGTCCGGTGACGGGCGGCAGCTCAGCACGCTGACGATTCCCAACAGCGACCAGGCCGGCTGGCGCCGCGGGGCCTTCGAGCGTCCGGTCGCCGTGCAGGCCGGGCAGACCTACGTCGCCGCCTACCAGGTCGATTCCGGCGGCTATGTCGATCAGGTCGACTACTTCGGCGCCGGAAAGGTCCGCAAGGTCGGGCCGCTCATCGCGCTCGCCGGGGTGTACACCTACCGCGCCGCGGCCTTCCCCGACGAGACCTGGCGCGACAGCAACTACTACGTGGACGTCGAGTTCCAGCCGGTTACCTCGGGGGCGGGAGCCCCGGTCACCGTGCCGCCCTCGCCGGGCCCGAACGCGACCGCGCCCGCGTCACCGGGCGTGTCCGCCGGCCCGTCCGCCGGCGCCACGCCGGGGGCGACCACCACCGCGTCGGCGACACCCACCGGTCAGGCGCCCACGCCGGCGGGCGGTGGTGCGACGGTCCCGCAGGCCACGCCGCAGACCTCAGGTGTCTCCGCGCCGCCCAGCGCGTGGCCTGGCCCGGACAGCACCGGGGTCAAGCCGGGGGTGGCCCTGACCCCGTCCGGATCCATCACGGTCACCAAGGACAACACCGTGATCAGTGGGCTGGACATCACCGGCACCATCACCGTGCGGGCCAAGAACGTGACCATTCGGAATGTCCGGGTGCATGGCTGTGGTGACCGCGGCGCGATCGACGCCGGCTACGTGGAGGACAGGGTCGGCCCGACCCTGGTCGAGGACGTCGAGGTCAGCGGCGACGGGCTGGCCTGTGACCGGACCGGCGTCGGCAACTCGAACATGACCATCCGGCGCGCGGACATCCACGGTTTCCGGGCGGGTATCTATTCGGACGGAAACACGGTCGTCGAGAACAGCTGGGTGCACGACCTGTACTCCAACCACTCGTCCCACATGGACGGGTTCCTCTCGAACGGCGGTTCGAACTTCACGCTCGTCGGCAACAACATCGAATGCGCGGTTCCGGACGGTAATGACATGTGCTCGGGTTCGGTCGGCCTGTTCGGAGACTTCGCGCCCATTCAGAACGTGCTGATCCGGTACAACCTCTTCAACACCCAGGGGGCCTACTGCGTGTACGGGGGCTCCGGGGCGCAGAAGGCGTTCCCGCTCGCCAGCAACGTCCGCATCCTCGACAACACGTTCGGTCGGCGGTACCACCCGACGTGTGGAACCTACGGAACGATCGCGGGCTTCGAGTCCGTCAACGGGAACCAGGTCTCGGGCAACGTCTGGGTTGACACGGGAGCGGCGGTCACTCCCTGA
- a CDS encoding glycosyltransferase — MSRAVRAPDLAGAAQWRQCVTVCATNRWDGVKLHDRSLAEQLARHVPVLYVDPPISPATPRRRADIAAPASPRVRMVADNLAQLAPVVLPGLRRRGVATANSEIVRRQIRRAVRDLGVPVAALVEADVLLPAFGAARERLRVYWAQDDYAGGAALLGLDPVRVQVAEVRVAAKADVVITASPVVHDKLAALGASPILIPYGCDPEAFAGVETAADPEDVDLPGPVAGLVGHINARIDLGLLEAVAEAGHSLLLVGPIDPTFEPDRMRALLGRKNVVSVGRKPAESLPSYLKAIDVGLVPYVDTAFNRGSFPLKTLEYLAAGRAAVSTDLPATRWLDSSLIVTATTPPEFEAAVAAELQRERSGQLAAARRAFAESHSWARRAADFAAAIRVTRPDGSVSISGGDRPGGTQ; from the coding sequence ATGAGCCGCGCTGTGCGTGCGCCCGACCTGGCAGGGGCTGCTCAGTGGCGTCAATGCGTCACCGTGTGTGCGACCAACCGCTGGGATGGCGTCAAACTACACGACCGCTCACTCGCGGAACAGCTGGCCCGCCACGTACCTGTTCTGTATGTGGACCCGCCGATCTCACCGGCGACGCCGCGGCGCCGGGCGGACATCGCCGCCCCTGCCTCGCCCAGGGTACGCATGGTGGCGGACAACCTGGCACAGCTGGCGCCGGTGGTGCTGCCCGGGCTGCGCCGGCGCGGAGTCGCCACGGCGAACTCGGAGATCGTCCGGCGCCAGATCAGACGCGCCGTTCGTGACCTCGGCGTACCCGTCGCGGCGCTGGTGGAGGCGGACGTGCTGCTCCCGGCCTTCGGGGCAGCCCGGGAACGGCTGCGCGTCTACTGGGCACAGGACGACTACGCCGGCGGTGCGGCGTTGCTCGGGCTCGACCCGGTGCGGGTGCAGGTCGCCGAGGTGCGGGTGGCGGCGAAGGCGGATGTGGTTATTACCGCGAGTCCCGTTGTTCATGACAAACTGGCCGCATTGGGTGCGAGCCCGATCCTCATTCCGTATGGCTGCGATCCCGAGGCGTTCGCCGGCGTGGAGACCGCGGCGGATCCGGAAGACGTGGACCTTCCCGGCCCGGTTGCCGGTCTGGTCGGGCATATCAATGCGCGAATAGATCTCGGTCTGCTGGAAGCGGTTGCCGAGGCCGGTCATTCGCTGCTTCTGGTCGGCCCGATCGATCCAACGTTCGAGCCGGATCGGATGCGGGCGCTGCTCGGCCGCAAGAACGTCGTATCGGTGGGGCGGAAGCCCGCCGAGTCGCTCCCGAGCTATCTGAAGGCCATCGACGTCGGCCTCGTGCCCTATGTCGACACCGCCTTCAACCGTGGTAGTTTTCCACTGAAGACCCTCGAGTACCTCGCAGCGGGGCGGGCGGCTGTGTCGACGGATCTGCCGGCTACCCGTTGGTTGGATTCATCGTTGATAGTCACTGCTACCACTCCGCCAGAGTTCGAGGCAGCTGTAGCCGCCGAGCTGCAACGCGAGCGGTCCGGCCAGCTGGCCGCCGCTCGTCGCGCGTTCGCGGAAAGCCACAGTTGGGCTCGTCGGGCCGCTGATTTCGCCGCAGCGATCCGGGTCACACGACCTGACGGTTCCGTGTCCATCTCCGGGGGGGACCGACCGGGAGGCACGCAATGA
- the asnB gene encoding asparagine synthase (glutamine-hydrolyzing), translating into MCGIAGIARFDGQPVDPAMLSTMTGLLAHRGPDAEGFWAQGPVGFGHRRLSIIDLGGSAQPMASAGGRHHICFNGEIFNYRQLREQMSYPFQTGGDTEVALAMFAEKGIDGLSRLVGQFAFAVHDADSGGLTLVRDRVGVLPLYYCLDDSQLVFASEIKAILPALPKPPAVDHASVADYLAGRSVPAPATLFEGVRKLLPGHALSVARDGRSTIRRYWSPPLATEELPVDPRQAVDLVDAALRRAVERATVADTPVGAYLSGGVDSSLVTALMSQRTDEPVHTFSVGFGPGQHDERPMARLVSEQFATRHHEIVVKPSDFADLWSTLTWHRDAPVSEPADIAVHRLAQLAREHVRVVLSGEGADELFGGYPKYRLAALTSRIGIVPSGLRGPLFDGVQRSLPASANRLRIALRALGERDERARRDGWFAPFTERERNRLLGIARGEPGRLLPATGNDPLRGMLEADLLGWLPDNLLERGDRMTMAASVEMRPPLLDHELVELAFRLPSSVKVRDGRGKWVLKEVARRYLPTLIVDRPKVGFRVPLADWFRGDLSDLAADMLTSNGSFVGGLLGTAPVRQLLATHQQGRRNEEIRIWTLLCLEVWHEVFFRRPDRIGSDRTGSAAPGGGA; encoded by the coding sequence ATGTGCGGCATCGCGGGTATCGCCCGTTTCGACGGCCAGCCGGTTGATCCGGCGATGTTGTCGACGATGACCGGGTTATTGGCTCATCGTGGCCCCGATGCCGAGGGCTTCTGGGCGCAGGGGCCGGTGGGCTTCGGGCATCGCCGCCTGTCGATCATCGATCTCGGCGGCAGCGCGCAGCCGATGGCCTCGGCCGGCGGCCGGCACCACATCTGCTTCAACGGCGAGATCTTCAACTACCGGCAGCTGCGCGAGCAGATGTCCTATCCGTTCCAGACCGGTGGCGACACCGAGGTCGCGCTCGCCATGTTCGCGGAGAAGGGCATCGACGGGCTGAGCCGTCTCGTCGGCCAGTTCGCGTTCGCCGTCCATGACGCGGACAGCGGTGGCCTGACCCTCGTCCGGGACCGGGTGGGCGTGCTACCGCTCTACTACTGCCTGGACGACTCGCAGCTGGTGTTCGCCTCTGAGATCAAGGCGATCCTGCCGGCGCTGCCGAAGCCGCCAGCCGTGGACCATGCCTCGGTCGCCGACTACCTGGCGGGCCGGTCCGTCCCGGCGCCGGCGACCCTGTTCGAGGGGGTCCGCAAGCTGCTGCCCGGCCACGCGCTCAGCGTGGCCCGGGATGGCCGTTCCACGATCAGGCGTTACTGGTCGCCGCCCCTGGCCACGGAGGAACTGCCCGTGGACCCCCGGCAGGCGGTCGACCTGGTCGACGCCGCCCTGCGGCGGGCCGTGGAACGGGCGACTGTCGCGGACACCCCGGTAGGTGCCTACCTGTCCGGCGGTGTCGACTCCAGCCTGGTGACGGCGCTGATGAGCCAGCGGACCGACGAGCCGGTCCACACCTTCTCCGTGGGCTTCGGGCCCGGCCAGCACGACGAGCGGCCGATGGCTCGCCTGGTCAGCGAGCAGTTCGCCACCCGCCATCACGAGATCGTGGTGAAGCCGAGTGACTTCGCCGACCTGTGGTCGACCCTGACCTGGCACCGGGACGCTCCGGTGTCGGAGCCGGCGGACATCGCCGTGCACCGGCTCGCCCAGCTCGCCAGGGAGCATGTGCGGGTGGTGCTGTCCGGCGAGGGCGCGGACGAACTGTTCGGCGGCTATCCGAAGTACCGGCTGGCCGCGCTGACATCCCGGATCGGGATCGTTCCCTCCGGCCTGCGCGGGCCACTGTTCGACGGAGTCCAGCGGTCGCTTCCGGCGAGCGCCAACCGGCTGCGCATCGCGCTGCGGGCGTTGGGGGAGAGGGACGAGCGGGCCCGTCGTGACGGCTGGTTCGCGCCCTTCACCGAACGGGAGCGCAACCGGCTGCTCGGCATCGCCCGTGGGGAGCCGGGCCGGCTGTTACCGGCTACCGGCAACGACCCGCTGCGAGGCATGCTCGAGGCGGACCTGCTCGGCTGGCTGCCCGACAACCTGCTCGAGCGCGGCGACCGGATGACGATGGCCGCCTCGGTCGAGATGCGACCGCCCCTGTTGGACCACGAGCTCGTCGAGCTGGCATTTCGGCTTCCCTCGTCGGTGAAGGTGCGGGACGGCCGCGGCAAGTGGGTGCTCAAGGAAGTGGCGCGCCGCTACCTGCCGACGCTGATCGTGGACCGGCCCAAGGTCGGCTTCCGGGTCCCGTTGGCCGACTGGTTCCGTGGCGATCTCTCCGACCTCGCCGCGGACATGCTGACCAGCAACGGGTCCTTCGTCGGTGGCCTTCTCGGCACGGCACCCGTGCGGCAGCTGCTCGCCACGCACCAGCAGGGCCGGCGCAACGAAGAGATCAGGATCTGGACATTGCTGTGTCTCGAGGTCTGGCATGAGGTCTTCTTCCGCCGACCGGATCGAATCGGATCGGATCGGACTGGATCGGCAGCGCCGGGGGGCGGGGCATGA
- a CDS encoding acyltransferase, with amino-acid sequence MTAPGPAARARQVARDMVRDVVLNGALAAPVTPRPLRAQLLHRTGMRVTGAAISPGCWFGGRNVSIGPRTYVNRGCFFDSFADITVGADCHLGMQVLLCTSTHEPGTGRSRAGALAGRPIVIGDGCWLGARVTIMPGVTVGDGCVIAAGAVVTADCEADGLYAGIPARRVRDLPPRATS; translated from the coding sequence ATGACCGCACCGGGACCGGCCGCCCGAGCCCGTCAGGTGGCCAGGGACATGGTCCGCGACGTCGTCCTGAACGGCGCGCTCGCCGCCCCGGTGACCCCGCGCCCGTTGCGCGCACAGCTGCTGCACCGCACCGGCATGCGGGTGACCGGAGCCGCGATCTCCCCCGGCTGCTGGTTCGGCGGCCGGAACGTCTCGATCGGGCCCCGGACGTACGTCAACCGCGGCTGTTTCTTCGACTCGTTCGCGGACATCACGGTCGGTGCCGACTGCCATCTCGGCATGCAGGTGCTCCTGTGCACCAGCACCCACGAACCCGGTACCGGACGGTCACGCGCGGGGGCGCTGGCCGGGCGCCCGATCGTGATCGGCGACGGCTGCTGGCTCGGCGCCCGTGTGACGATCATGCCGGGTGTCACGGTGGGAGACGGATGCGTCATCGCCGCGGGTGCCGTCGTGACCGCGGACTGCGAGGCTGACGGGCTCTACGCCGGGATTCCGGCCCGCCGGGTCCGGGATCTGCCGCCGCGCGCCACGAGCTGA